Proteins from a genomic interval of Bacteroides sp.:
- a CDS encoding TonB-dependent receptor: MKQVRYIFLFLFLGLPSLSSLAQQSWVEGFILSEQGAPLEFVNVALENTTTGTTSNEAGYFRLKVSPGPAALLVSHLGYVSRRIAFTVSAGESRRINITLEASLTDLPDVEVRERQILSTDITRLDPKLVAVLPGPSSGVEGLVKTLPGVSSTTELSSQYSVRGGNFDENLVYVNDIEIYRPFLVRSGQQEGLSFLNSDLISSINFSAGGFEARFGDKMSSVLDIEYRKPEAFAGSFSMSLLEGSLHLEGLTENKKTTLLFGLRHKSNQYLLGTLDTKGDYKPSFSDVQALVTHDLSNKLEISFLGNFSNNRYLFQPVVQNTRFGTATEVRQLTVYFDGQEVDKFVTAMGALSLKYKPVEEINLRLTASVFQTDETENFDILGQYWLYRVETDMSQDGFGQPTGEALGVGSFLNHARNYLNAIVWNAEHRGDWVSEDRVLRWGLKFQHEDIFDRLQEWTLIDSSGYSLPRPPGGQILLQDTISARIGLKTNRLSGFVQNTWDIDRNHGRFSLTAGLRINYWDFNQQFLLSPRATLLYKPLVWPRLVFRASAGYYHQPPFYRELRNFKGELNYDIEAQESIHFVLGSEYNFTAWNRPFKYTTEIYYKQLNNLIPYELDNVRIRYYAENLASGYATGLDMKVNGEFVPGVESWASLSLMKTAEQIEGAFYTDDEGNQVPAGYIPRPTDQRLNFSLFFQDFLPRNPSYKVQVGFIFGTGLPFGPPTYERQRDTLRMPAYRRVDIGFSKQLISENTSFSERNPLRHFNNMWISAEVFNLLEMNNTISYLWIRDVENRLFAVPNYLTSRLINVKLVARF; encoded by the coding sequence GTGAAGCAAGTCCGTTACATCTTCCTTTTTCTTTTCCTGGGTTTACCCAGTCTTTCCTCGCTTGCCCAACAGTCGTGGGTAGAAGGCTTTATCCTCAGCGAGCAGGGGGCTCCGCTTGAGTTTGTAAACGTGGCTTTGGAAAATACAACCACGGGCACGACCAGCAATGAAGCGGGCTATTTCAGGCTAAAAGTGTCGCCCGGACCGGCTGCACTGCTGGTATCGCACCTGGGATATGTATCGCGGCGGATCGCTTTTACCGTAAGTGCTGGTGAGAGCCGTCGGATCAACATCACCCTGGAAGCCTCCTTGACCGATTTGCCCGATGTGGAGGTGCGCGAAAGACAAATCCTTTCTACCGATATCACCCGCCTCGACCCCAAGCTGGTGGCGGTGTTGCCAGGGCCCTCCAGTGGTGTGGAAGGGCTGGTAAAGACCTTGCCGGGTGTTTCATCAACAACCGAGCTCTCCTCTCAGTATTCCGTCAGGGGGGGTAACTTCGACGAGAACCTGGTGTATGTAAACGACATCGAAATCTACAGGCCGTTCCTCGTGCGGTCGGGGCAGCAGGAAGGGCTGAGTTTCCTGAACAGCGACCTGATCAGCAGCATCAACTTCTCGGCCGGGGGCTTTGAAGCCCGCTTCGGTGACAAGATGTCATCAGTGCTCGACATTGAGTATCGGAAGCCTGAAGCCTTTGCCGGCTCGTTCTCAATGAGCCTGCTGGAAGGCTCCTTACACCTGGAGGGGCTTACGGAAAACAAAAAGACGACTTTACTTTTCGGACTTCGGCATAAATCGAACCAATACCTGCTGGGCACCCTCGACACCAAGGGCGATTATAAGCCCTCGTTCTCGGATGTGCAGGCACTGGTGACCCACGACCTGAGCAATAAGCTGGAGATCAGCTTTCTGGGAAATTTCAGCAACAACCGTTACCTGTTTCAGCCCGTGGTTCAGAACACCCGTTTTGGAACGGCTACAGAGGTCAGGCAACTCACGGTATATTTCGATGGGCAGGAGGTGGACAAGTTTGTCACAGCCATGGGCGCCCTGTCACTGAAGTACAAGCCTGTGGAGGAAATTAACCTTCGCCTTACTGCCAGCGTTTTCCAAACTGACGAGACCGAAAATTTTGACATCCTTGGGCAATACTGGCTCTACAGGGTGGAGACGGATATGAGTCAGGACGGTTTTGGCCAGCCCACAGGCGAAGCGCTGGGGGTTGGATCTTTTCTCAATCACGCACGCAATTACCTGAATGCCATTGTGTGGAATGCAGAACACCGCGGCGACTGGGTAAGTGAAGACCGGGTATTGCGGTGGGGGCTTAAATTCCAGCACGAGGACATCTTCGACCGGCTGCAGGAATGGACCCTGATTGATTCTTCAGGGTATTCACTGCCACGACCTCCCGGAGGACAAATCCTTCTGCAGGATACCATTTCAGCACGTATCGGACTCAAGACCAATCGTCTGTCGGGCTTTGTGCAAAACACCTGGGACATTGACCGCAACCATGGCAGATTTTCGCTTACGGCGGGGCTGCGCATAAACTACTGGGACTTTAATCAGCAATTCCTGCTAAGTCCCCGGGCCACCCTTCTCTATAAGCCTCTGGTCTGGCCTCGCCTGGTGTTCAGGGCTTCGGCAGGCTATTATCACCAGCCGCCCTTTTACCGGGAGTTGCGCAACTTTAAGGGCGAACTTAACTATGATATTGAAGCCCAGGAGTCTATCCACTTTGTGTTGGGTTCTGAATACAATTTTACAGCCTGGAACCGTCCCTTCAAATACACCACCGAAATTTACTACAAGCAGCTCAACAACCTGATCCCCTATGAACTCGACAATGTCAGGATCCGGTATTATGCCGAGAACCTGGCCTCGGGCTATGCCACAGGGCTTGACATGAAGGTGAACGGTGAGTTTGTCCCCGGGGTGGAGTCATGGGCGAGCCTGTCGCTGATGAAAACCGCCGAGCAGATCGAGGGGGCCTTTTACACCGATGACGAAGGCAACCAGGTGCCAGCAGGATATATCCCTCGCCCCACCGACCAGCGGTTGAATTTCAGTCTGTTTTTCCAGGATTTCCTGCCACGTAATCCATCCTATAAGGTGCAGGTGGGCTTTATCTTTGGCACTGGCCTTCCCTTTGGGCCACCAACCTATGAACGCCAACGCGACACCTTGCGCATGCCGGCTTACCGCAGGGTCGACATTGGCTTCTCCAAACAGCTTATCAGCGAAAATACCAGCTTTTCGGAACGCAACCCCTTGCGGCATTTCAACAATATGTGGATCTCAGCAGAGGTGTTTAACCTGCTGGAGATGAATAACACCATATCTTATTTATGGATCAGGGATGTGGAGAACCGTTTGTTTGCCGTGCCAAATTACCTGACCAGCCGCCTGATCAATGTAAAACTTGTGGCGCGGTTCTGA
- a CDS encoding carboxypeptidase-like regulatory domain-containing protein, whose translation MTFRKFLPFMILFTGLIFFISVLSLQAQRIPRRVIQFSGLVVTGDSLAPVPYTTVWVKNTRRGTITDFYGFFSIAVYERDTLRFSSVGFKEVLFVVPDTLSQPRYSAIQVMSRDTVYLTETVIYPWPTREQFRHAFIHAEIPDDDYDRAMRNLARAEMKERMQKMPMDGGMNYRHAMQQQSQRLYYAGQAPPMRIFDPFAWAEFFKAWREGKFKRSD comes from the coding sequence ATGACCTTTCGAAAGTTTCTTCCCTTTATGATCCTGTTTACCGGGCTGATATTTTTCATATCGGTCCTGTCGTTGCAGGCTCAGCGGATTCCCCGGCGGGTCATCCAGTTTTCTGGCTTGGTGGTGACGGGCGACAGCCTGGCCCCGGTGCCCTATACTACGGTTTGGGTCAAAAACACTCGCCGTGGTACCATCACTGATTTTTACGGGTTTTTCTCCATAGCGGTGTATGAGCGCGACACCCTCCGGTTCTCTTCGGTGGGCTTCAAGGAAGTACTTTTTGTAGTGCCCGACACCCTGAGCCAGCCCCGGTATTCAGCCATACAGGTCATGAGTCGTGATACGGTTTACCTGACGGAAACCGTCATATATCCCTGGCCCACCCGTGAACAGTTTCGCCACGCCTTCATTCATGCGGAAATCCCCGACGATGATTACGACCGTGCGATGCGCAACCTGGCGCGGGCAGAAATGAAGGAGCGCATGCAGAAAATGCCTATGGACGGAGGCATGAACTACCGCCACGCCATGCAACAGCAATCCCAGCGACTGTATTATGCAGGGCAGGCCCCACCCATGCGTATCTTCGACCCCTTTGCCTGGGCCGAGTTCTTCAAGGCCTGGCGTGAAGGCAAATTTAAGCGCAGCGATTAA
- the rpmB gene encoding 50S ribosomal protein L28, with product MSRICQITGKKPIVGHNVSHSNIKTKRWFYPNIQEKKFFVPEENRWVTLKVSAKGIRIINKKGIYACIQEARKKGFMQ from the coding sequence ATGTCACGAATTTGTCAGATAACCGGGAAAAAGCCCATTGTTGGTCATAACGTTTCGCACTCAAATATTAAAACCAAGCGCTGGTTTTATCCCAATATCCAGGAGAAGAAGTTTTTCGTGCCGGAAGAGAATCGCTGGGTCACCCTGAAGGTGTCTGCAAAAGGGATCAGGATCATCAACAAAAAAGGGATCTATGCCTGCATCCAGGAAGCCCGCAAAAAAGGCTTCATGCAATAA
- a CDS encoding mechanosensitive ion channel domain-containing protein → MQLLVVQFLERFAEKLFNGIGLPAEAVSSFKVVFFILVLVVLSWVANWIAKQVILVVLTKVIRRSPNRWDDVFLDKKVFSRMSHLAPVVIIFWFGRALLSEYPELVDRIYLITNVYIIIVVTMVSFAVLNALETIYENFDISKTRPIKGYMQVLKILGIFVVVILIFSLVLDRSPRLLLTGLGAASAVLMLIFRDTILNFVGGVQVTANNLVQIGDWIEMPKYGADGDVIEINLNTVKVQNFDRTITTIPTYALVSDSFRNWRGMVQSGGRRIKRAINIDAKSIKVCDEEMLEKFEKVYLLKDYIKQKKEEVEKYNRENDFDGSISINGRRLTNIGTFRAYIKNYLANHPHIHKDMIFMVRQLAPSEKGVPLEVYAFTNDIAWVNYESIQSDIFDHILSRISFFDLKVFQDPSEISFNIGQLTTGKEGDGKEV, encoded by the coding sequence ATGCAATTATTAGTGGTTCAGTTTCTGGAAAGGTTTGCCGAAAAACTTTTTAATGGCATTGGCTTGCCTGCCGAAGCCGTCTCTTCTTTTAAGGTCGTCTTTTTTATTCTCGTGTTGGTTGTGCTGAGCTGGGTTGCAAACTGGATCGCCAAGCAGGTTATCCTGGTGGTGCTCACCAAGGTGATACGCCGCAGCCCAAACCGCTGGGATGATGTTTTCCTCGACAAAAAGGTGTTTTCGCGCATGTCGCACCTGGCTCCTGTGGTCATTATCTTTTGGTTTGGAAGGGCTTTGTTGTCAGAATACCCTGAATTGGTCGACAGGATATACCTGATTACCAATGTCTATATTATCATTGTGGTGACCATGGTGAGCTTTGCCGTGCTCAATGCATTGGAAACCATTTACGAGAACTTCGATATTTCGAAGACCAGGCCCATCAAGGGGTACATGCAGGTGCTGAAGATCCTCGGTATTTTTGTAGTGGTTATTCTCATTTTTTCATTGGTGCTAGACCGCTCTCCCAGATTACTGCTTACCGGCTTGGGGGCTGCGTCGGCGGTGCTGATGCTGATCTTTCGCGACACCATCCTGAACTTTGTGGGCGGGGTGCAGGTGACGGCCAACAACCTGGTGCAGATCGGCGACTGGATCGAAATGCCTAAATACGGCGCCGATGGCGATGTGATTGAGATTAACCTGAATACGGTCAAAGTACAGAATTTTGACCGTACTATTACCACCATTCCCACCTATGCCCTGGTGTCAGACTCCTTCAGGAACTGGCGTGGCATGGTTCAATCGGGCGGAAGGCGCATCAAACGGGCCATAAACATTGATGCCAAAAGTATTAAGGTGTGCGATGAAGAAATGCTTGAAAAGTTTGAAAAGGTTTACTTGCTGAAGGATTACATTAAGCAAAAAAAGGAAGAAGTTGAAAAATACAACCGGGAAAATGATTTTGATGGAAGCATCTCGATTAACGGTCGCAGGCTGACCAATATCGGCACCTTCCGGGCTTATATAAAAAATTACCTGGCCAACCATCCGCATATCCACAAGGACATGATCTTTATGGTTCGGCAACTGGCGCCCAGCGAAAAAGGGGTACCCCTGGAAGTGTATGCATTTACCAACGATATTGCCTGGGTGAATTACGAAAGTATTCAGAGCGATATTTTCGATCACATCTTATCGCGCATCTCATTCTTCGACCTGAAGGTGTTCCAGGATCCTTCTGAGATTTCGTTTAACATCGGGCAACTTACCACAGGCAAGGAGGGGGATGGCAAGGAAGTCTGA
- a CDS encoding DnaJ domain-containing protein, with protein MADYYQILGVSQNASQESIKKAFRQKAKALHPDVNPGQSPAEFLRINEAYQVLSDNQKRYQYDLRLKYGHPAQRVYYRPGNVSSYARVYYAARKKQEEDEQLSHFERIFDSFMFFSLLVVGLFAIGFGISRLWQEPIDGVNPLNGIVLGVVLTSLLVTGWIKWNKLSE; from the coding sequence TTGGCAGATTATTACCAGATATTGGGTGTTTCACAAAATGCTTCGCAAGAAAGCATCAAGAAGGCTTTTCGCCAGAAGGCAAAGGCCTTGCATCCTGATGTGAACCCCGGGCAGTCGCCAGCTGAGTTTCTCCGGATCAATGAAGCCTACCAGGTACTTTCCGATAACCAAAAGCGCTATCAATACGATTTGCGGCTCAAATACGGGCATCCCGCTCAGCGGGTCTACTACAGGCCTGGAAACGTAAGTTCATATGCCAGGGTTTATTATGCGGCCAGGAAAAAGCAGGAGGAGGATGAGCAGCTCAGCCATTTTGAGCGGATCTTCGACAGCTTTATGTTTTTTTCGCTCCTGGTTGTGGGTTTGTTTGCCATTGGCTTTGGCATTTCGCGCCTTTGGCAGGAACCCATCGACGGGGTAAACCCCCTGAATGGCATTGTGCTGGGAGTGGTGCTGACCAGCCTGCTGGTGACAGGTTGGATCAAATGGAATAAGCTTTCGGAATAA
- a CDS encoding shikimate dehydrogenase, giving the protein MRIFGLIGYPLGHSWSARFFNEKFRRENITDAVYKNFPIESIEELPALLEFEPELAGLNVTIPYKEEVINFLNAIEKTALEIDAVNTIRIIRKENKLELIGYNTDVDGFRESLTASGTLLPQKALVLGTGGASKAVCWVLKELGCEYRLVSRKPSRRKILSYDDLDREVILGHTLIINTTPLGMMPNWETYPPIPYQWLDSRHFLFDLVYNPTETLFLKKGKAQGCKTLNGEAMLIGQALEAWEIWNQ; this is encoded by the coding sequence ATGCGCATCTTTGGCCTTATCGGATATCCCCTGGGTCACTCCTGGTCGGCCCGGTTCTTTAACGAAAAATTCCGCAGGGAAAACATCACCGATGCGGTATATAAGAATTTTCCCATCGAAAGCATTGAGGAACTTCCTGCTCTGCTGGAATTTGAACCTGAACTTGCAGGCCTCAACGTGACCATCCCCTACAAGGAAGAAGTAATCAATTTTCTTAATGCCATCGAAAAGACGGCCCTCGAAATAGACGCAGTCAATACCATCCGCATTATCAGGAAAGAAAACAAACTGGAACTTATTGGCTACAATACCGATGTGGATGGCTTCCGGGAAAGCCTGACCGCCAGTGGAACCCTGCTTCCGCAAAAAGCACTAGTACTGGGCACGGGCGGTGCCTCAAAAGCCGTATGCTGGGTGTTGAAAGAACTGGGTTGCGAATATCGCCTGGTCTCGCGCAAGCCTTCAAGAAGAAAGATCCTGTCCTATGATGACCTCGACAGGGAAGTCATCCTTGGCCATACCCTGATCATCAACACCACCCCCCTGGGCATGATGCCCAACTGGGAGACATATCCTCCAATCCCTTATCAGTGGCTCGACAGCCGCCACTTCCTCTTCGACCTGGTTTACAATCCGACAGAGACCCTTTTCCTGAAAAAAGGAAAAGCACAGGGCTGCAAAACCCTCAACGGCGAAGCCATGCTGATCGGCCAGGCCCTCGAGGCCTGGGAGATTTGGAACCAATAA
- a CDS encoding DUF368 domain-containing protein, with protein MSRRLPDYLVIGAKGMGMGAADVIPGVSGGTIAFITGIYEELINSIKSVNASLLRTFFREGFAAAWRQLNGNFLLAVFSGILLSIFSLARLISWLLTNHQMLVWAFFFGLIIGSAIFVGKKINRWNALTILMLLGGTALAYYITIATPATSPEGLWFIFLSGAIAICAMILPGISGSFILLLMGKYEYILNAVKEFKVMVLVIFGIGCVVGIVAFSNVISWLFRKFHNATLALLTGFMIGSLNKLWPWKQVLEERLNSHGELVPFLEKSIAPARFAEITGQSTQMIPILVCALAGLLLIFIFEKLTHGVGEKA; from the coding sequence ATGAGCCGAAGACTGCCCGATTACCTGGTTATAGGCGCCAAAGGCATGGGCATGGGTGCCGCCGATGTCATCCCCGGAGTTTCCGGGGGCACCATTGCCTTTATTACGGGCATTTACGAAGAGCTCATCAACAGCATTAAATCGGTCAATGCCTCCCTGTTACGCACCTTTTTCCGCGAAGGTTTTGCGGCAGCCTGGAGACAACTCAACGGCAACTTTCTGCTGGCGGTTTTCTCGGGTATCCTTCTCAGCATTTTCTCGCTGGCCCGTCTCATCTCCTGGCTGCTTACCAACCATCAGATGCTGGTATGGGCATTCTTTTTTGGCCTCATCATTGGCTCAGCCATTTTTGTAGGGAAGAAGATCAATCGATGGAATGCCTTGACCATCCTGATGTTATTGGGCGGAACGGCCCTGGCATATTACATCACCATTGCCACCCCGGCCACTTCGCCCGAGGGTTTGTGGTTCATTTTCCTTTCGGGGGCCATTGCCATTTGCGCCATGATCCTGCCCGGCATATCTGGCAGTTTTATCCTGCTGCTGATGGGTAAATACGAATACATCCTCAATGCCGTAAAAGAATTCAAGGTGATGGTATTGGTGATTTTTGGTATCGGTTGTGTTGTAGGCATTGTTGCTTTTTCCAACGTCATCTCCTGGCTGTTCCGTAAATTCCATAATGCCACCCTGGCCCTGCTTACCGGCTTTATGATCGGTTCACTCAACAAGCTATGGCCGTGGAAACAGGTTCTTGAAGAACGGCTTAACAGCCATGGTGAACTGGTGCCTTTCCTCGAAAAAAGCATCGCCCCGGCCCGCTTTGCAGAGATCACCGGGCAGAGCACCCAAATGATCCCCATCCTGGTATGCGCCCTGGCTGGGCTTTTATTAATATTTATTTTTGAAAAGCTTACCCACGGGGTAGGCGAAAAAGCCTGA
- a CDS encoding phosphosulfolactate synthase yields MELKPLPFREDKPRITGVTMVMDKGLSLRQAEDLMDTAGHLIDFLKLGFGTSVFTHNVKEKVKIYQATGTKVYVGGTLFEAYAVRGQVDDYLRWIDHLGVDAAEVSDGSILLPHDQKCKYIEQLAKDRIVLSEVGAKEAEVVYDHSTWSSEMKAELAAGSSYVIAEARESGTVGIYNKSGKADTALIDDILAAIPPEKVIWEAPLKPQQVWFLKLLGHNVNLGNIAPADIIPLETLRMGLRGDTFFDFLPESFNHFKLSPQ; encoded by the coding sequence ATGGAATTAAAACCCCTGCCCTTCCGCGAAGACAAACCACGCATCACGGGCGTGACAATGGTCATGGATAAGGGACTGAGCCTGCGCCAGGCCGAAGACCTGATGGATACTGCCGGCCACCTTATCGACTTCCTGAAGCTTGGTTTCGGCACTTCGGTCTTCACACACAATGTCAAGGAAAAGGTAAAAATTTACCAGGCTACCGGCACCAAAGTTTATGTGGGCGGGACACTCTTTGAAGCCTATGCCGTGCGGGGGCAGGTAGACGATTACCTGCGGTGGATCGACCACTTGGGTGTTGATGCTGCAGAAGTTTCCGACGGATCCATACTCCTGCCCCATGACCAGAAATGCAAATACATCGAGCAACTGGCAAAAGACCGCATTGTCTTGTCAGAAGTGGGTGCCAAGGAAGCTGAGGTGGTATATGATCATTCCACCTGGAGCAGCGAGATGAAAGCCGAACTGGCCGCCGGCAGCAGTTACGTGATTGCCGAAGCACGCGAAAGCGGTACCGTGGGTATCTACAACAAAAGCGGGAAAGCCGACACCGCTTTGATTGATGATATCCTGGCAGCCATTCCCCCCGAAAAGGTCATCTGGGAAGCCCCCCTGAAACCCCAGCAGGTTTGGTTCCTGAAACTGCTGGGCCACAACGTCAACCTGGGCAACATCGCCCCTGCCGACATCATCCCGCTTGAAACCCTGCGAATGGGTCTGCGCGGGGATACCTTCTTTGACTTCCTGCCCGAATCTTTCAACCATTTCAAGCTTTCGCCCCAATAA
- a CDS encoding tetratricopeptide repeat protein, with the protein MKNQIEDNINIPWQVEKFEEQEKLRQSVYFDVDDFEEVIDFYVFRGNYTRALKVVDYALKVHDGAMALLLKKAQLLATLNREERALELLAEIEKMEPSNSEVFLIKGAVYSQIRNFDKAIEEYLKALPDAEEPDFIYINIAFEYENLGNFKKTIEYLEKALEINPENDMAIYEAAYCFDLLSLTQESIDFFQKLIDRHPYSVEAWFNLGVSFINASLYEKALEAFDYALAIDEDHEHSWFHKGYALSLLNQFTEALEAYKKSVTQNETDGMKFYYIGECYEKMEDYTKAADYYHRATRIDPTIVDAWMGLGVCELEAGNPRKALRYLERGIELDPENPGYLCLLADAYITAGEPEKGMKTFEKALESDPQDEETWFEYAEAQWQSGQREEAILVASRSLLTLPDNNTLRYRLAAYLFLSGKGKEGAYFLEEALTRNREGQDALLEAYPALAAIPAYMDLVDLYRS; encoded by the coding sequence ATGAAGAATCAGATCGAAGACAATATCAATATCCCCTGGCAGGTTGAGAAGTTCGAAGAACAGGAAAAACTTCGCCAGTCCGTTTATTTTGATGTGGATGACTTTGAGGAAGTCATTGACTTTTACGTGTTCCGTGGCAATTATACCCGGGCTCTGAAAGTGGTTGATTATGCCCTTAAAGTTCACGATGGTGCCATGGCGTTGCTACTGAAAAAAGCCCAGCTGCTGGCCACCCTCAACCGCGAAGAACGTGCCCTTGAGCTGCTGGCTGAGATAGAAAAGATGGAACCCTCAAACAGTGAGGTTTTCCTCATCAAGGGAGCCGTTTACTCCCAAATACGCAACTTCGACAAGGCCATTGAAGAATACCTGAAAGCCTTGCCCGATGCTGAAGAACCCGACTTCATCTATATCAACATAGCTTTTGAATACGAAAACCTGGGCAATTTTAAAAAGACCATCGAATACCTGGAAAAGGCCCTGGAGATCAATCCTGAGAACGATATGGCTATATATGAAGCAGCCTATTGCTTCGACCTCCTTTCGTTGACCCAGGAAAGCATTGACTTCTTCCAGAAACTCATCGACCGCCATCCCTACAGTGTCGAGGCTTGGTTTAACCTGGGTGTGTCGTTTATCAACGCCAGCTTGTATGAAAAAGCCCTCGAGGCTTTCGATTATGCCCTTGCCATCGACGAGGACCACGAGCACTCCTGGTTCCACAAAGGCTATGCCCTCAGCCTCTTAAATCAGTTTACTGAAGCCCTGGAGGCGTACAAAAAATCGGTCACCCAGAACGAAACCGACGGCATGAAGTTTTACTACATAGGTGAATGCTACGAAAAGATGGAGGACTATACCAAGGCGGCCGATTATTACCACCGTGCCACCCGCATCGATCCCACCATTGTAGATGCCTGGATGGGCCTTGGGGTTTGTGAGCTGGAAGCAGGAAACCCGCGCAAGGCCCTGCGTTACCTGGAACGAGGCATTGAACTTGACCCCGAAAACCCAGGCTATCTGTGCCTGCTGGCCGATGCTTACATCACTGCAGGCGAACCTGAGAAAGGGATGAAAACCTTTGAAAAAGCCCTCGAATCTGACCCCCAGGACGAAGAGACCTGGTTTGAATATGCAGAGGCTCAGTGGCAATCGGGCCAGCGTGAGGAAGCCATCCTGGTGGCCAGCCGTTCGCTGCTGACCCTACCCGACAATAACACCCTGCGCTACCGCCTGGCAGCCTATCTTTTCCTGAGCGGCAAAGGCAAAGAGGGGGCCTATTTCCTCGAAGAAGCCCTCACCCGCAACCGCGAAGGGCAGGATGCCCTGCTGGAAGCATACCCCGCCCTGGCAGCCATCCCCGCTTATATGGACCTGGTCGACCTCTACCGATCCTAA
- the ffh gene encoding signal recognition particle protein has protein sequence MFESLSDKLDRAFKLLKGQGHISEINVAETLKDVRRALLDADVNFKIAKTFTDTVKEKALGQNVLTAVSPGQLMVKIVHEELTTLMGTTNEEINLKGSPAIILIAGLQGSGKTTFSAKLANFLKSKKSKKVLLVAGDVYRPAAIDQLKVLGEQIGVEVFTEEGSKDPVGIARKAVAHAKTMGHQVVIVDTAGRLAIDAQMMDEISSLKKNLNPQETLFVVDAMTGQDAVNTAKTFNDRLDFDGVVLTKLDGDTRGGAALTIRSVVDKPIKFVGIGEKMDAIDLFHPKRMADRILGMGDIVSLVEKAQEQFDVEEARKLQKKLAKNQFNFDDFLSQLQQIKKMGNVKDLMGMIPGMGKALKDIDIEDDAFKSIEAIIHSMTPAERNDPALLNGNRRKRIADGSGTTITDVNRLIKQFEETRKMMRAVTTGGQGKLMNMMKGKPGMRR, from the coding sequence ATGTTTGAAAGTTTAAGTGATAAGCTCGACAGGGCGTTTAAGTTGCTCAAAGGTCAGGGGCACATCAGTGAGATCAACGTTGCAGAGACACTGAAGGATGTCAGGCGGGCCCTGCTGGATGCCGATGTTAACTTTAAAATCGCCAAGACCTTTACCGATACGGTGAAGGAAAAAGCCCTGGGGCAGAATGTGCTCACCGCGGTTTCACCCGGACAACTGATGGTGAAGATAGTTCACGAGGAGCTGACCACCCTGATGGGCACTACAAATGAAGAGATCAACCTCAAAGGCAGCCCTGCCATCATCCTCATTGCTGGCCTTCAGGGGAGTGGTAAAACCACTTTCTCAGCGAAGCTTGCAAATTTCCTGAAGTCGAAGAAAAGCAAAAAGGTTTTACTGGTGGCAGGCGACGTATACCGTCCTGCAGCCATTGACCAGTTAAAGGTGCTTGGTGAGCAAATCGGTGTGGAGGTCTTTACAGAAGAAGGCAGCAAAGACCCGGTAGGCATTGCCAGAAAAGCTGTTGCCCACGCTAAGACCATGGGTCACCAAGTGGTGATTGTGGATACCGCTGGCCGTCTGGCCATCGATGCCCAGATGATGGATGAGATCTCTTCCCTGAAGAAGAACCTGAATCCCCAGGAGACCCTTTTTGTGGTGGATGCAATGACAGGTCAGGATGCCGTAAACACAGCCAAGACCTTTAATGACAGGCTCGACTTTGATGGGGTGGTGTTAACCAAACTGGACGGCGATACGCGCGGGGGTGCCGCCCTGACCATTCGTTCGGTCGTTGACAAACCCATCAAGTTTGTGGGTATCGGGGAGAAGATGGATGCCATCGACCTGTTCCACCCCAAACGTATGGCCGACAGGATCCTGGGCATGGGCGACATCGTGTCGCTTGTTGAAAAGGCACAGGAGCAGTTCGACGTAGAAGAGGCACGAAAATTGCAAAAGAAACTGGCCAAAAACCAGTTTAACTTTGATGACTTCCTGTCACAGCTGCAACAGATCAAAAAAATGGGTAACGTGAAGGACCTGATGGGGATGATCCCGGGTATGGGGAAGGCTCTGAAGGATATCGACATTGAAGATGATGCCTTTAAGAGCATTGAAGCCATTATTCATTCGATGACCCCTGCCGAGCGGAATGATCCTGCGCTGCTGAACGGTAACCGCCGCAAACGCATTGCCGATGGCAGCGGTACCACCATTACCGATGTAAACCGCCTGATCAAGCAATTTGAAGAAACCCGGAAGATGATGCGGGCGGTTACCACAGGAGGACAGGGAAAACTGATGAATATGATGAAAGGCAAGCCGGGGATGAGACGATAA